The sequence CCTTTCTGTGCACACAAACTTCTCGAATACTCATAGAGCATTCCTACCCAATCAGGATAGAGCATCACGCTCGACTTTCAGACCTTTTACGTGGCCCAATCAGGCATGAAAGAAGCTCCATAAATAATGAACGCAAGGGATGTTACCGGCCCACCTGCATAAGATCACTCCAGCGCCCCCACCCTCCCCCTGCCGCTTATGATCCAATTCACAACCCTGGTGGGCTCCCATCATCCGAAAGTTCGCACCCTAACGGGGAGCGCGGCGCGGGGTTCGCAGATCCCCTCACCGCAGCCGTAAAGTGTGTCGCAGATGAACCTTCATATATAAGGAGAAACACGTTTATGTGCGGACTCTGCACACTGCTCAGCGCCCACCGCAACGCAGCCGAGCACCTTGAGGCCCTTGAACAGTCCCTCCAATGCATGCGCCACCGCGGCCCTGACGCCGCCGGCACGTGGCACGATGAGGATGCCGCTTTCGGCTTCAACCGTCTGTCCATCATCGACTTGGAACATTCCGACCAGCCGCTGCGCTGGGGGCCGGAGGACAACCCGGAACGCTATGCTCTGACTTTTAACGGCGAAATCTACAACTACGTGGAGCTTCGTGAAGAGCTCAGTGCCGCCGGTTATTCCTTTAATACTGAAGGAGATGGCGAGCCCATCGTCGTGGGCTATCACCATTGGGGCAAGGACGTTGTGGAGCACCTGCGGGGCATGTTCGGCTTTGTCATTTGGGATACCGAAACCCGCACCATGTTCGCGGGCCGTGACCAGTTCGGCATCAAGCCGCTCTACTACGCCACGACCGATAAAGGCACCGTTTTCGCCTCTGAGATGAAGTGTATTCTCAGCATGGCCGATTCCATGGGTCTAGATCTCAGCCTTGATAAGCGCGCCATCGAGCACTACGTCGATCTCCAGTACGTGCCGGAGCCGGAGTCACTCCACGCTAATATCCGCCGCGTCGAGTCCGGCTGCACGGTCACCCTCCACCCCGGCGACGAGGTTGTGGCCGAGCGCTACTTCAAGCCCCGCTTCCCCATCCATCCCGTGAAGCAGGGCGAGGAGCAACAGCTCTTCGATAGGATTGCGCGGGCGCTGGAGGATAGCGTCGAAAAGCACATGCGTGCCGATGTGACCGTAGGTTCCTTCCTCTCCGGCGGTATTGACTCCACCGCCATCGCCGCCCTGGCCAAGCGCCACAACCCGGACCTGCTCACCTTCACCACCGGATTCGAGCGCGAAGGTTACTCCGAAGTGGACGTCGCCGCCGAGTCCGCAGCGGCGATTGGTGTGGAGCACATCGTCAAGATTGTCTCCCCCGAGGAGTACGCCGATGCCGTACCGAAGATCATGTGGTACCTGGACAATCCCGTGGCCGATCCTTCTCTGGTGCCGCTCTACTTTGTGGCACAGGAGGCTCGCAAGCACGTCAAGGTTGTCCTTTCTGGTGAGGGCGCCGACGAGCTCTTTGGTGGCTACACCATTTATAAGGAACCACTCTCCCTCGCCCCATTTGAGAAGATCCCCTCCCCTCTCCGTCAGGGTTTGGGCAAGCTCTCGCAGGTGCTTCCCGAGGGCATGAAGGGCAAGTCCCTTCTCAACCGCGGTTCCATGACCATGGAAGAGCGCTACTACGGAAACGCTCGTTCCTTTAACTTTGAGCAGCTCCAGCGCGTACTCCCCTGGGCCAAGCCGGAGTGGGACCACCGCGAGGTCACAGCACCCATTTACGCACAGTCCGTGGACTTTGACCCGGTTGCCCGCATGCAACACCTCGACCTGTTCACCTGGATGCGCGGCGACATCCTAGTCAAGGCCGACAAGATGAATATGGCCAACTCCCTTGAGCTGCGCGTGCCATTCCTGGACAAGGAGGTTTTCAAGGTGGCGGAAACCATTCCGCACGAGCTGAAGATTTCCCACGGCACCACCAAGTACGCGCTGCGTAAGGCCATGGAACAGATCGTCCCGCCGCATGTGCTGCACCGCAAGAAGCTCGGTTTCCCGGTGCCGATGCGCCACTGGCTGGCCGGCGACGAACTCTACGGTTGGGCACAGGACCAGATCACCGAGTCGCAGACCGAGGACATCTTCAATAAGAAGGAAGTCCTCGAGATGCTCAAGGAGCACCGCGACGGCATCTCCGATCACTCCCGCCGCCTGTGGACCGTACTCTCCTTCATGATCTGGCACGGCATCTTTGTGGAGAACCGCATCGATCCGCAGATCGAGCAGCGCGATTACCCCGTGAAACTCTAGCCCAGAACGCACTAAAGCCCTCGCCACCATGGCGAGGGCTTTATCTGTGCCTACACGGCTTTAGTTGAAGGAATCACCGCAGGCGCAGGAGCCACCGGCATTCGGGTTGTCAATGGTGAAGCCCTGTGCCTCAATGGTGTCGGCGAAGTCGATCTTGGCACCGGTGAGGTACGGGATGGACATCTTGTCAACGACGAGGTTCACGCCACCAATGGTGTCGACCTTGTCACCATCGAGGGTGCGGTCGTCAAAGTACAGCTGGTAACGCAGGCCAGCGCAACCGCCCGGCTGGACAGCGATGCGCAGGGACAGGTCGTCGCGGCCTTCCTGCTCGAGCAGGGACTTTGCCTTGGCGGCAGCGGCGTCGGTCAGGATAACTCCGGTTGCAGACGCGGGAGCGGTCATGGTTTCTCCTCTTAATATGTACGGAATTTTCTGGAGCCCACCCTACCCTCTCTGCAGAGAGGAATAAAGGATGTCCTCCAGTGCACTGGTGTCGTGTCATTTATGGCTAACGCCGCCGAGAGCGGGCCTATTCCCAGTACGCCCTCACAACCTTGTACGCTAAACAGCGTGAAACTTCCGTGGCAACAAGACGATAAGACCCCTTCCCCCGCCGAGCAGTCCCCGGCGCCGGAAGAGAAGACCGCCGCCGAGAAAACGCACCGCAAGGGCTACACGCCGCCAAAGGGCCGCCCCACGCCTAAGCGCGATGCGCAGGAAATCGCCCGCGGCGTTAAGCGCGATCCCCAGGGCATGTCGGATGCCCAGCGCCACCAGCACCGCAAGGAGCTTAAGGCGTCCATGTCCAAGGAGGAATGGAAGGACTACAAGCGCAAGGAGCGCCAAGAGTCCCGCGCCCGCCGAAACGAGGCCCAAGAGCGCATGGCCGCTGGTGATGAGCGCTACCTGCTCGCCCGCGACAAAGGTGAAGTCCGCCGTTATGTGCGCGATTGGATTGATTCGCGCCGCTTCCTCAACGAATGGGTGCTGCCTTTTGCCCTCGTACTGTTCGTGCTCATGTTCGTCATCGGCAGCAACCCCAATCTGGCCAACATCACCTCCATTGCCGCGATGGTTGTCATCGCAGTCTTCGCCATTGAGGGATTCTGGCTGGCTCGCAAGTGCAACAACGCGGTGCGCCTGAAATTCCCGGGCACCACCGAGGCGGGATTTGGTTTGGGATTTTATGCTTATTCCCGCGCCACCCAGCCACGCAAGTGGCGTACCCCGCGCCCGCAGGTGGAGCGCGGCGCCGCCGTGTAAACCGGAGGACACATGCCTGATTTCACCGCCGTTCCGCAGCTGCGCAACCACTCCGCGGAGGAGCCGGGGCGCCTCGCTGACATTGCCGCGTGGCTTGCAGCCGCGCAGGATTCGGAGAGGGCCCAGCCGCTTAGCCGGCCACGCGCCATCATCTTTGCTGGCGCGCACGGCATTGCAGAGCGCACCATTGACGGCGTAGGAATTGGCCCCCACACTGGCGCCGACGAGGAACGCTGGCGAGAGAACATCGCCACCGCAGCCCAGCGCGCGGGGGCGGGTGTGGATTTCCTTGAATGCGCCGAAGCAGCGCCTATCGACGTCTCCCCTGCCATGTCCGCCGAGCAGCTTGAGCACCACGTGGAGCTAGGTAAAGAGGCAGCCGACCGCGAGGTGGACTCCGGTGCAGATCTGCTGATTGCTTCTGATTTCGGTATCGGTGGCGAGACGGTCGCCGCCGCCGTCATGGGCCGCATTACCTATACGGAGCCGGTGGCCATCCTTGGAACCCGCACAGCCGGAGGCATGGCGGATGGCATGTGGAAGACCCGCGTGACCATCGTCCGCGATGCCATGTTCCGTGCCCGCAACCTAGAGGGCTGGGAGGTCGTGCAGACCATCGGCTCCCCAAGCCTCGCCGGGTTGGTGGGCTTCATCGCGCAGGCAGCGGTGCGGCGTACGCCTATGCTCATCGCCGGCCCCCTAGCCGCCACCGCCGCGGTTCTCGCTGAACGCAGCGCTCCCGGCGTTAAGTGCTGGCTCCGCGCAGGAAGCAGCTCCCCCGAACCGGCAGAAGCCCTTGCTTACAAGGAGCTGGGCCTCAGCCCACTCCTTGACCTGGATCTAGGCGCCGGCTATCCCCTCGGCGCGCTCGCAGCCCTGCCGCTCGTGCAGCTGGCCGCCGAGCTCGCCTAGATAGCGCGCTTAGACAGCGCGCTTACTTCGGGTCAACCAGCGTGTGTAGCCAGCCGTGGGAATCCTCCACGGCACCGCGCTGAATGCCGGTAAGGCGCTCACGCAGGGCCATGGTCGTCGCACCTGCCTCATCATTGTTGATGTGGAAGTCCACACCATCACCCAGAACATGGCCCACCGGGGTGATGACCGCGGCAGTACCGCAGGCAAAGGTTTCCGTCATCGCGCCAGAGGCAACATCCTCTTCCCACTCCTTGTAGGTAATACGGCGCTCTTCGACCTTGAGCCCCATGTCCTCAGCCACCTGCAGCAGGGACTTACGGGTAATGCCTGGCAGCAAAGAGCCTGACAGCTCCGGAGTCACCAGTGTTTGGTTGCCCTCCTCGCCGTAGATGAAGGCCAGGTTCATGCCGCCCATCTCCTCGATGTAGGTGCGCTCGATGGCATCCAGCCACACGACCTGGTCGCAGCCCTTCTCGGCAGCCTGCGCCTGCGCTAGCAGAGAACCCGCGTAGTTGCCGGCGAACTTTGCGGCACCGGTACCGCCTGGTGCGGCGCGGACATAGTCGGTAGACAGCCAGACGGACACCGGCTTGATGCCACCAGAGAAGTACGCACCGGCCGGGGATGCAATGACCACGTAGCGGTAGGAGTGCGCTGGGTGCACGCCCAGGGACGCGTCCATAGCGATCATGAAGGGGCGGAAATACAGGGCTTCCTCGCCGCCGGCCTCGGGTACCCAGTCTTGGTCAACCTCAGCAAGCTGGCGCAGGGACTCCACAAACTCCTCGTCTGGCAGCTGCGGCATGGCCATACGCTCCGCAGAATCCTGCAGGCGTTGCGCATTCTGGTCTGGGCGGAAGGTAGCGATGCTGCCGTCGGGCTGACGGTAGGCCTTAATGCCCTCGAAGATGGCCTGGCCGTAGTGGAACACGGTGGACGCCGGATCCATGCTAAACGGCGCGTACGGTCGCACCTGAGCATCGTGCCAGCCCTTGTCCTCGGTCCAATCGATGGTCACCATGTGGTCGGTGAAGTACGTGCCAAAGCCCGGGTTCGCCAGAATCTCCTGCAGGCGCTCCGGGGAGGTGGGGGTTTCGGTTCGCGTCACGGTGTAATTCAACATGATTCACAGCGTACTCTCCGCCCGCCTATAGAGGTGCAGAAATGCGGGAGTTTGAACCCGTGGCGGTGCCGACCACTGTCACGGGTAGGGTGTGAGAAGTATCCCATTGTCATTTTCACAAGGAGGACATCGTGGCTTCTTCCACGTTCGAACTGCCCGCACGCGGCTCTTTCCCCACCGTTGAGCTGGCCAAGAAGGCCCCCAAGCAGGCAGATGCCTTGCTGATCGCCACCTTTGCTGGCGAAGAGGGACTTGAGGTTCCGGGCACCTCCCTGCTCGGTTCCTCCGCGCTACGCTCCACCTATGAGTCCCTAGCCGCCGTGGGCGCGACGGGCAAGGCCGGGGAAATCATCAAGGTTCCCGCCCCACAAAAGGCGGGCGCTGCACAGATCATCGCGCTGGGCTTGGGCGATGTTGAAGCCCTCGACGATGAAGCCCTTCGACGCGCCGCCGGCACCGCTGCCCGCGCCACCGCAGGCGTGGGGACCATCGCCACCACCTTGACAGACTTCGGCGTTGCCGCTGCTGTTGAGGGTCTCATCCTCGGTGGCTACACCTACCGCGGCATCCGTTCCACCAACCTCAAGGATGAACAGCAGCCCGCCACCTTTATTGTCGTGGCAGACAAGTCCGCTTCCGAAGAGTTTGAGGCTGCCCGCATCGTGGCGGAATCTGTTCTCATCTCCCGTGATCTGGTGAATACCCCGGCTAACGAGCTCTACCCGGAATCCTACGCCGCGTTCCTGACCGGCCAGGCCAAGGAGGCCGGTCTCGAGGTTGAGGTTCTCGATGAGAAGCAGTTGGAGAAGCAGGGCTTCGGAGGAATCCTCGCCGTGGGCAAGGGCTCTGCCCGCCCGCCTCGCTTGGTGCGCCTGAGCTGGAATCCCAAGAAGGCTAAGAAGCACGTGGCTCTCGTGGGCAAAGGCATTACCTTCGATACCGGCGGTATTTCCCTCAAGCCAGGCAATGGCATGTGGGACATGATTTCGGATATGGGTGGCTCTGCCTCCATGGCAGCCACCATTATCGCCGCGGCCAAGCTCAAGCTACCGGTCCAGATCACCGCTACCCTGCCGCTGGCGGAAAATATGCCGGGCGCGGGCGCTACCCGCCCGGGTGACGTCATCACGCACTACGGCGGGTTGACCTCCGAGGTCCTCAACACCGACGCCGAGGGCCGCCTCGTGCTGTCGGACGCCATCGCGCGCGCCAGCGAGGACAAGCCGGACTACCTCATCGAGACTGCTACCCTCACCGGCGCACAGATCGTCGCGCTCGGCGCACGCACAGCAGGCGTTATGGGCTCCGAAGTCTTCCGCGATCGCATCGCCGAGATTGGCCGCGAGGTGGGCGAAAATGCTTGGGCCATGCCCTTGCTCGAGGAACACGACGAGGAGATCACCTCCCAGGCCGCAGACATCCGCAACATCAATGCCAAGCGCGAAGGCGGCATGGAGTTCGCAGGTACCTACCTTAAGCAGTTCGTCGGCGAAGGTATCGAATGGGCCCACATCGACATTGCTGGCCCGTCCTGGAATGGTGGCGCACCGCGCGGTTACACCCCGAAGCGCGCCACCGGCGTTCCGGTGCGCACCGTGGTGGCAGCGCTGCGCGAGATCTCGGAGCAGTAACCACGTCTGAGCAGGTTGACTGCCCAAAGACTGCTCAGACCTCCTCCCCCGCGATGACGTAGTCCTCCTTGTCGGCGAGCGGGAGGACCGTGCCGTCGGACATGGCGCGGTCGGTGACTACCCCGTTGTCGTCGACAAGCGCCACGTCGTTGCCGCCTTCCCGCAGGCGACGCAGCCCCTCCTTGAGCATGCGCCGGCCCACCTTGTGCAGGCCAGAGACCTGCGAAAAATCGAGCGCCAAACGCTTGCCGGAGAATTGACGCTCCTCCAACTCGTGCAGGATGGCCTCCGTGGCGGTGAAATTGATGTGGCCCTGCAGACGGATGATGGCAGTATCCTCGTCTTCATCAACACTGCGCACCGGGTACACACCGAAGCGGTTGTCCGTGGACATGAGGTGCAGCCCCATATCCGAAGAAAGCTTCTGAAAAATGGACGTTCCGCGCACGCTATTTCCCTGCTCATCCAAGCGCGGGGAGAGCGTGGCCACGCCGAGCTGACCGGGCAGCGTACCGATGAGACCGCCGGCCACACCGGACTTTGCGGGGATGCCTACCTCCGCCATCCAGCGCCCAGCGCCGTCGTACATACCGCAGGAGCTCATCACCGCAAGGGTGAGGCGGCACACATCGGCGTCCAAAATCTTCTCCCCCGTTACCGGCTGGCGCCCGCCATTGGCCAGCGTGGCGGACATAACGGCTAGGTCGCGGACGTCGACAGACAGCGCGCACTGCGAGGTATAGGACAGTACTGCATCGTGCGCATCATCCTGGATGATGCCATAAGAGCGCAGCATGTGGGCGATGGAGAGGTTGCGCTCGGCATGCTCGAGTTCGGAGTCACACAGGCGCTTGTCGACGTCCACCTCGCGCCCCGCCAGCTTCGACATGTAGCTGCGGATGCGCTCCACGCGGTCTTCCACCGTGGAGTCCACGCCGTTGATGAGCTGGTTGACCACGATGGCGCCGGCATTAATCATCGGATTGACGGGGCGGTGGTCCTTTGCCAGGGACAGCTCATTAAAAGCCTGGCCGGAGGGCTCAAGCCCGACAACCTCCCGTACTTCGTTCAGGCCCAGCTCCTGCAAGGCAAGTGCATACACAAAGGGCTTGGAGATGGACTGGATGGTGAAGCGATTCTCTGCGTCACCGGCACTGTATAAGTGCCCCGTGACCGAGCAGAGGGCTACGCCGAGTTGGTCTGGGTTGGCCTCGGCAAGCTCGGGAATGTAATCCGCAACCTCACCGCCATCCTCATCGCGCACTGAGTTCAGAATCTTCTCTAAATAAAAAGGAATCGGTGTTTTCATCCCGCCCCAGCGTATAGAATTATGCGGTATGAAGCCCGCACTTATCATCGTTGACGTCCAACACGATTTCTGTCCCGGCGGTGCCCTTGCTACTGACAAGGGCAACGAGGTAGCAGATCGCATCGGTACTCTCCAGCCGAGTTACGATACCGTCGTTGCCACCCAAGATTGGCACATTGACCCTGGCACGCACTTCTCTGAGAACCCGGACTTTGTCGATTCGTGGCCTGTGCACTGCGTGGCCGAGTCCTTCGGTGCCGCCATGCATGAGTCGATCGGCCCGGCGGAGGCCTACTTCCGCAAGGGCGAGTACACCGCGGCCTACTCGGGATT is a genomic window of Corynebacterium singulare containing:
- the asnB gene encoding asparagine synthase (glutamine-hydrolyzing) gives rise to the protein MCGLCTLLSAHRNAAEHLEALEQSLQCMRHRGPDAAGTWHDEDAAFGFNRLSIIDLEHSDQPLRWGPEDNPERYALTFNGEIYNYVELREELSAAGYSFNTEGDGEPIVVGYHHWGKDVVEHLRGMFGFVIWDTETRTMFAGRDQFGIKPLYYATTDKGTVFASEMKCILSMADSMGLDLSLDKRAIEHYVDLQYVPEPESLHANIRRVESGCTVTLHPGDEVVAERYFKPRFPIHPVKQGEEQQLFDRIARALEDSVEKHMRADVTVGSFLSGGIDSTAIAALAKRHNPDLLTFTTGFEREGYSEVDVAAESAAAIGVEHIVKIVSPEEYADAVPKIMWYLDNPVADPSLVPLYFVAQEARKHVKVVLSGEGADELFGGYTIYKEPLSLAPFEKIPSPLRQGLGKLSQVLPEGMKGKSLLNRGSMTMEERYYGNARSFNFEQLQRVLPWAKPEWDHREVTAPIYAQSVDFDPVARMQHLDLFTWMRGDILVKADKMNMANSLELRVPFLDKEVFKVAETIPHELKISHGTTKYALRKAMEQIVPPHVLHRKKLGFPVPMRHWLAGDELYGWAQDQITESQTEDIFNKKEVLEMLKEHRDGISDHSRRLWTVLSFMIWHGIFVENRIDPQIEQRDYPVKL
- a CDS encoding HesB/IscA family protein, giving the protein MTAPASATGVILTDAAAAKAKSLLEQEGRDDLSLRIAVQPGGCAGLRYQLYFDDRTLDGDKVDTIGGVNLVVDKMSIPYLTGAKIDFADTIEAQGFTIDNPNAGGSCACGDSFN
- a CDS encoding DUF3043 domain-containing protein, whose protein sequence is MKLPWQQDDKTPSPAEQSPAPEEKTAAEKTHRKGYTPPKGRPTPKRDAQEIARGVKRDPQGMSDAQRHQHRKELKASMSKEEWKDYKRKERQESRARRNEAQERMAAGDERYLLARDKGEVRRYVRDWIDSRRFLNEWVLPFALVLFVLMFVIGSNPNLANITSIAAMVVIAVFAIEGFWLARKCNNAVRLKFPGTTEAGFGLGFYAYSRATQPRKWRTPRPQVERGAAV
- a CDS encoding nicotinate-nucleotide--dimethylbenzimidazole phosphoribosyltransferase, which codes for MPDFTAVPQLRNHSAEEPGRLADIAAWLAAAQDSERAQPLSRPRAIIFAGAHGIAERTIDGVGIGPHTGADEERWRENIATAAQRAGAGVDFLECAEAAPIDVSPAMSAEQLEHHVELGKEAADREVDSGADLLIASDFGIGGETVAAAVMGRITYTEPVAILGTRTAGGMADGMWKTRVTIVRDAMFRARNLEGWEVVQTIGSPSLAGLVGFIAQAAVRRTPMLIAGPLAATAAVLAERSAPGVKCWLRAGSSSPEPAEALAYKELGLSPLLDLDLGAGYPLGALAALPLVQLAAELA
- a CDS encoding branched-chain amino acid aminotransferase, yielding MLNYTVTRTETPTSPERLQEILANPGFGTYFTDHMVTIDWTEDKGWHDAQVRPYAPFSMDPASTVFHYGQAIFEGIKAYRQPDGSIATFRPDQNAQRLQDSAERMAMPQLPDEEFVESLRQLAEVDQDWVPEAGGEEALYFRPFMIAMDASLGVHPAHSYRYVVIASPAGAYFSGGIKPVSVWLSTDYVRAAPGGTGAAKFAGNYAGSLLAQAQAAEKGCDQVVWLDAIERTYIEEMGGMNLAFIYGEEGNQTLVTPELSGSLLPGITRKSLLQVAEDMGLKVEERRITYKEWEEDVASGAMTETFACGTAAVITPVGHVLGDGVDFHINNDEAGATTMALRERLTGIQRGAVEDSHGWLHTLVDPK
- a CDS encoding leucyl aminopeptidase; the encoded protein is MASSTFELPARGSFPTVELAKKAPKQADALLIATFAGEEGLEVPGTSLLGSSALRSTYESLAAVGATGKAGEIIKVPAPQKAGAAQIIALGLGDVEALDDEALRRAAGTAARATAGVGTIATTLTDFGVAAAVEGLILGGYTYRGIRSTNLKDEQQPATFIVVADKSASEEFEAARIVAESVLISRDLVNTPANELYPESYAAFLTGQAKEAGLEVEVLDEKQLEKQGFGGILAVGKGSARPPRLVRLSWNPKKAKKHVALVGKGITFDTGGISLKPGNGMWDMISDMGGSASMAATIIAAAKLKLPVQITATLPLAENMPGAGATRPGDVITHYGGLTSEVLNTDAEGRLVLSDAIARASEDKPDYLIETATLTGAQIVALGARTAGVMGSEVFRDRIAEIGREVGENAWAMPLLEEHDEEITSQAADIRNINAKREGGMEFAGTYLKQFVGEGIEWAHIDIAGPSWNGGAPRGYTPKRATGVPVRTVVAALREISEQ
- a CDS encoding glutaminase; the protein is MKTPIPFYLEKILNSVRDEDGGEVADYIPELAEANPDQLGVALCSVTGHLYSAGDAENRFTIQSISKPFVYALALQELGLNEVREVVGLEPSGQAFNELSLAKDHRPVNPMINAGAIVVNQLINGVDSTVEDRVERIRSYMSKLAGREVDVDKRLCDSELEHAERNLSIAHMLRSYGIIQDDAHDAVLSYTSQCALSVDVRDLAVMSATLANGGRQPVTGEKILDADVCRLTLAVMSSCGMYDGAGRWMAEVGIPAKSGVAGGLIGTLPGQLGVATLSPRLDEQGNSVRGTSIFQKLSSDMGLHLMSTDNRFGVYPVRSVDEDEDTAIIRLQGHINFTATEAILHELEERQFSGKRLALDFSQVSGLHKVGRRMLKEGLRRLREGGNDVALVDDNGVVTDRAMSDGTVLPLADKEDYVIAGEEV
- a CDS encoding isochorismatase family protein, which encodes MKPALIIVDVQHDFCPGGALATDKGNEVADRIGTLQPSYDTVVATQDWHIDPGTHFSENPDFVDSWPVHCVAESFGAAMHESIGPAEAYFRKGEYTAAYSGFEGTADGATLADWLRAREITDVDIVGIATDHCVRATAADALTEGFTVRVLADYCAPVDVSRGEAALLELADAGATIVRD